GTGATGCCATGTCTTTGAACTTTCGCTCTCTGGATCTGAATCTGCTGCGCGTCTTCGATGAGGTCATGTCCGAACGCAGCCTCACGCGCGCGGCGCACAAGCTCAGCATCACCCAGCCGGCGGTCAGCAATGCCATGCGCCGGCTGCGCGAGGTCCTGGGCGACGAGCTGCTGGTGCGCCAGGGGCAGGGCGTGGAGCCCACGCCGCGCGCCCAGGCCCTGTGGCCGGTGATACGCGAGGCCCTGCAGCATCTGGAGGGCGCACTCGCGCCCGACGAGTTCGATCCCGAGACGGCCAGCACCACGTTCGTGATCGCCATGGCCGATGCCACGGCCGCCACGCTGATTCCGCCGCTGTACCCGATCCTGGCGCGCGAGGCACCGGGCCTGGGCATACGCCTGCTGCCGCTGACCACGCGTGATCCCAGATCCTTGCTCGACGATGGCGAGGCAGACATGGCCGTGGGCTATTTTCCCGCCGTGCTGGCCGATCTGACGGCGCGTGCACAGGCCGGCGGTCTGGTGGCGTTTGACAGCCGCCGCCTGTACGAGGGCGAGTACCTGTGCGTGATGCGCAAGGACCATCCGCTGGCGCATGTGCCGCTGACGCTGGACAACTACTGCGCGGCCCGCCATATGCTGGTCAGCTTCTCGGGCCGCTCCTTCGGCTTCATCGACGAGGCCCTGGCCTCGCTGGGGCGTTCGCGCGAAGTGGTGCTCACCGTCAACCAGTTCTTCACCGCGGCGCGCGTGGTGATCAACTCCGATCTGCTGACCATACTGCCGCGCCATTTCGTGCCCGTGACCGGCATGGGCGATCAGCTGGAGCTGCGCGATCTGCCCTTCGATGTCACGCCCGTGCATGTGGATGCGCTGTGGCGCCGGCGCGGCCCGCACCCGCAGGCCTATGACTGGCTGCTGAAAACGCTGACGCGCTCTGCCGAGATCACCTTTGCCAATGGTACGGCCCAGGTCACCCAGCATGGTTGACTAAACTAGCCGCATGAAGATCCAGCTGCTGTCCGACCTGCACCTTGAAGTCCATCCCCAATTCGTGGCCCAGCCGGCGGCCGGCGCCGATGTGCTGGTGCTGGCCGGCGATATCGGCTCCTACCAGAGCAGCAGCCAGGTCGATGGCGAGAACTTCGGGCTGGAGCGTTTCTCGCCGCTGCCGCAATACGCGGCCTGGCCCACGCCCGTGCTGTTCGTGCCCGGCAATCACGAGTACGACATGCAGGACTTCGACGAGGCGCGACTGCGCCTGCAGCGCGTGTGCGACAAGCTGGGTCTGATCTGGCTCGACCGTGAAACCGTGCTCATGGACGGCGTGCGCTTCATCGGCACCACGCTGTGGAGCGACTTCGACGCCATGGCCATGCATGAGGGCGTGAGCGATGCCACGCGCTTGCACAGGCTGCGCGAGAAGGCTTTTCGCGCCGCCAATTTCTATCTGCAAAAGACCGGCGGCAGCCGCCAGGGCGAGCCGTTTCTGGCCGCGCCCATGCGCGAGGAAAGCCTGCTCTGCCAGGACTGGCTGCGCGCCGCGCTGCAGCAGCCGTTTGACGGGCCCACGGTGGCCGTGACCCACTTTGCGCCCAGTCTGCGCAGCGCCGATCCGCGCTACGGGCTGGTGCCCGGCACGGCCGGCTTCTGCAATGTGATGGACGACTTTCTGCCCCACGCCCAGCTCTGGCTGCACGGCCATCTGCATTGCGCCAGCGACTACATCGCCAGCGGCCGGCGCGACGACGGCAGCGCCTGGCAATGCCGTGTGGTGGCCAACCCTCTCGGCTATGCCCGCAAGGGAGAGCAGGATGACTTTCTGCCGGCATCGACAATTGACTTGAGCCAAGTCAAGATGCTGACTGTCCCCAGCCCTTAGGCTTGAGACATCAACAAGGAGAAATTGGTATGAAGATCTTGCTCGCTGTGGACGGCAGTGCCTACACCCAGAAAATGCTGGCCTATCTGACCTCGCATCAGGAGATGCTGGGCACGGGCCACGAGTACACCATCATCACCGTGCAGCCGCTGCTGCCGCCTCGTGCACGCGCTGCGCTGGGCAAGGAAGTGGTGGAGCAGTACTACGACGAAGAATCCGCCAAGATCCTGCAGCCCGTGCTGGAGTTCCTGAAGGGGCGTGGCGTCGAGGCGCACAGCATCTCCAAGGTCGGCCCCATTGCCGACACCATCATCCATACTGCCCAGGACGGCAAGTTCGACCTGATCGCCATGGGCACGCATGGCCACGGCGCGCTGGGCCGCCTGGTCATGGGCTCGGTCAGCTCGCAGGTGCTGGCGGGCTGCACCATCCCCGTGCTGCTGATTCGCTGATTTTCATAGCTGCTTGCGCTTGATCTGCATGCACATCAGGCATAAAACAGCGTCAAATCAAGGATGGATGAGCGTCCACAGCTACAAAAACCAAAGTACCTCCGTTTGACTTCAAGCTCTCAAGGCCGCGCTGCAAAGCACGGCCTTTTTTTTGGC
This DNA window, taken from Comamonas testosteroni TK102, encodes the following:
- a CDS encoding LysR family transcriptional regulator, which gives rise to MSLNFRSLDLNLLRVFDEVMSERSLTRAAHKLSITQPAVSNAMRRLREVLGDELLVRQGQGVEPTPRAQALWPVIREALQHLEGALAPDEFDPETASTTFVIAMADATAATLIPPLYPILAREAPGLGIRLLPLTTRDPRSLLDDGEADMAVGYFPAVLADLTARAQAGGLVAFDSRRLYEGEYLCVMRKDHPLAHVPLTLDNYCAARHMLVSFSGRSFGFIDEALASLGRSREVVLTVNQFFTAARVVINSDLLTILPRHFVPVTGMGDQLELRDLPFDVTPVHVDALWRRRGPHPQAYDWLLKTLTRSAEITFANGTAQVTQHG
- a CDS encoding metallophosphoesterase: MKIQLLSDLHLEVHPQFVAQPAAGADVLVLAGDIGSYQSSSQVDGENFGLERFSPLPQYAAWPTPVLFVPGNHEYDMQDFDEARLRLQRVCDKLGLIWLDRETVLMDGVRFIGTTLWSDFDAMAMHEGVSDATRLHRLREKAFRAANFYLQKTGGSRQGEPFLAAPMREESLLCQDWLRAALQQPFDGPTVAVTHFAPSLRSADPRYGLVPGTAGFCNVMDDFLPHAQLWLHGHLHCASDYIASGRRDDGSAWQCRVVANPLGYARKGEQDDFLPASTIDLSQVKMLTVPSP
- a CDS encoding universal stress protein codes for the protein MKILLAVDGSAYTQKMLAYLTSHQEMLGTGHEYTIITVQPLLPPRARAALGKEVVEQYYDEESAKILQPVLEFLKGRGVEAHSISKVGPIADTIIHTAQDGKFDLIAMGTHGHGALGRLVMGSVSSQVLAGCTIPVLLIR